A single genomic interval of Romboutsia ilealis harbors:
- a CDS encoding L-cysteine desulfidase family protein, which yields MRNVKEQLVNILNAEVKPALGCTEPVAVALACAKAKELLGEEIVNHSVLVSPNVYKNGMCVGIPGTERLGLKISVALGFVGGHSENGLRVLETLTPEEVKLAEEYMDNTPIDISPANTKEKVYIEVSLQGATRTSKVAIRTKHDNFVYLEANGEVLLDEEQPEEVAITVENEENILDTITIKELVENVEALDFNDIEFLLEGIAMNEEIANYGLNHKVGIGVGYGIKKSMEEGLLGDDLLNNAMMITAAASDARMAGIKMPVMSSNGSGNHGITAILPIVAYNKKFPQTDEKLAKALAISHLVTAYVKNYTGRLSAVCGCGVAASTGATAGITWLMSGDIKKIEGAMEHIVASLSGMICDGAKSGCAVKLASAASTAVQSAIIANQNCFVPSKNGIVGSSVEESIQNLGRVSDKGMTITDEVIINVMDDMNKVK from the coding sequence ATGAGAAATGTAAAAGAACAATTAGTTAATATATTAAATGCGGAGGTAAAACCAGCATTAGGATGTACTGAGCCAGTTGCTGTGGCACTAGCATGTGCAAAGGCTAAAGAATTATTAGGGGAAGAAATAGTAAATCATTCTGTATTAGTTAGCCCAAATGTATATAAAAATGGAATGTGTGTAGGGATACCAGGAACAGAAAGATTAGGTCTTAAGATATCAGTAGCTTTAGGATTTGTAGGTGGACATTCTGAAAATGGATTAAGAGTATTAGAAACTTTAACGCCAGAAGAAGTTAAACTTGCAGAAGAGTATATGGATAATACTCCTATAGATATATCGCCTGCTAACACTAAGGAAAAGGTTTATATAGAAGTTTCTTTACAAGGAGCTACAAGAACTTCAAAGGTTGCAATAAGAACTAAACATGATAATTTTGTTTACTTAGAAGCTAATGGAGAAGTATTATTAGATGAAGAACAACCAGAAGAAGTAGCAATTACAGTTGAAAATGAAGAGAATATATTAGATACAATAACTATAAAAGAATTAGTTGAAAATGTAGAAGCATTAGATTTTAATGATATAGAATTCTTATTAGAAGGAATAGCTATGAATGAAGAAATAGCTAATTATGGATTAAATCATAAAGTTGGTATCGGTGTTGGATACGGAATAAAGAAATCTATGGAAGAGGGATTACTTGGAGATGATTTATTAAACAATGCGATGATGATAACTGCAGCTGCATCAGATGCTAGAATGGCAGGAATTAAAATGCCAGTTATGAGTTCAAATGGTAGTGGAAATCATGGTATAACAGCGATACTTCCAATAGTTGCTTATAATAAAAAATTCCCACAAACTGATGAAAAATTAGCTAAAGCATTAGCAATATCTCATTTAGTAACAGCTTATGTTAAAAACTATACTGGTAGATTATCTGCAGTATGTGGATGTGGTGTTGCTGCATCAACAGGAGCTACAGCTGGTATAACTTGGTTAATGAGTGGAGATATAAAGAAAATTGAAGGAGCTATGGAACATATAGTAGCTAGCTTAAGTGGTATGATATGTGATGGAGCTAAATCAGGTTGTGCAGTGAAATTAGCATCAGCAGCATCAACTGCAGTACAAAGTGCTATAATTGCAAATCAAAATTGTTTTGTGCC